In one window of Anser cygnoides isolate HZ-2024a breed goose chromosome 3, Taihu_goose_T2T_genome, whole genome shotgun sequence DNA:
- the LOC106048216 gene encoding spectrin beta chain, non-erythrocytic 4-like isoform X2, whose amino-acid sequence MSGSTARKVQPFTISTKLSLPKCAADFAADACPGIALASALDNHRGLRRDLNQRISLYLAQARGGPAGPPGQPRRGEEGGEEERLSRGSLARSIKKITLSNWHGEAGSGDAGGSGDPGRAGGERNHNNNNSRTGKAQFKVYLRKDVDVEDDKQEAGSPQAGGFCSPVDRGSPFEALAPHKESPRSKEPAAPRSVGRSVAGAPTLLDPSPLLAQFNREMLQAEGWVRGKLRDLKDGCDLQGWEQVAQTLQREMKDFENTLIKLSQMGEQLTCRPSPGAEAVRRQLQALREQWQLLKQTAASQSRALGGLRSLQDFSRKAERLEAWIRHKEEKPCLAALLQESPDKIQLTRRILDLKQEEQHFQSLHEELNSLAQKLEKQGKSESRSVSARRKHLNKMWLRLQGTLKEHHEALQLALEVAAFLQQADALLGAIHAKWRSVCGVGKQGEAEASRDRDVRDIASQVMMLDVTVSQLLSLQPSLAARVTPKHRDVKESWAQLQQALRTEKAPALALGSGFPGGEAVAANTEPHRDGSRREPVGKDAGDKQKRDPGSSMVQKDVSRRTAEHMRGEESSPGSPAAGGDSRRRRRGPGEVEAERGTRPPEAQAQDVCQVASTEGQEAAGAGSPQVDAMLRELGELWEDLQRKHQENGAVLREIDKALRLVGELDRAERWLQAVAGSLSEPAAMRSPAELRRDLEGTGQLERQLLLCGIKLQALREEAAGETPAEHEGARKMQRKVEMVEEKLAQVQAALRRRAADLRDSLVLSEFLQNLQEEEARSRQGSGEPGSGHCGSQGAFPLLSAQAEDSKEVSSPLGELQEAVEMLNDAVKERERVMEVAAETESLERLVAEVSPRLEALRCSAEALARDTAQAESGFTTVKSEKDLPGLQGLQSRQQEMERAVSETLQGQLEELERAAARLQELCPARLCPVGREVQDTLRAWAGLRELLRQTRAHVQQAGRLRHFFRDYLAMISWTEDTRAQIFSESPSSHGFLETQCEELEKKIEGKLKEFEELAAAGQQLVSEEHYLSATIQERLEELQSMLGWVLVRWRAQRHQRDAGSKQEERRDPESPLRASPAGQEQRAPCAQESILSPARCTPCSPPVPAQGPEPRVPAGAAVSPPASPLSDTPSGGERGWGDPSISGSPEQALAWDPSETSMLLLPPRGPGGLGGTVNLILSIGKKGEKKKVQIEEAPRTVLLEESYGEKARKSAGTPQPAKRAPAASCRPPAPSSGTPAASHTLPKAGAGSLFNSLQRRERARAEQARLLTLQGIMGASSLQPLPEERHGPSNTWPLKCGWRKAAGTPAPPLGELLLYVKNPLVRDIDAECGAAPRHPKPRRDPPGATLRQGLKATCPHLSLGSVLSLELPKDVAVLGRLRDAAPPEEEEEERKGRGVRWWEPPREAGRQEDTGGHSPRQPGDDLGVSPKAERGTWFEEVSFNPSYGRHKARGPEAARSAGEERRSPRHPASTSQHLPDSRPGRPPHISVLHEQLGRERDVLAARLGQDSSPGAACRARHREAARLEMGTSPTGTPVRAGAVSGVAHAQHPPSSAQPGGSPASPVAPTQLSIFEWALGSPQPPSPAPGAGEVCHPAHGQFEEEEEELQAIWDGAGERRAPSHPPGSPPSSDTAGGPLILSAANNMLVAKFTLPTAARILHSPAGGKGHGGSPHGHGAAPCVEETVSAAPSDSPGMWDRRRHREEERECSQAPAGKTEFQMMEGTLERKHVLQTGGRKASCRAWGLFHAVLMRQTLCFYQDRRDSLKSSVVALPLNLAGAVCTPDTEYTKKTNCFRLQLRDGSEYLLRAPSQPLMNEWVSKLQQNSGFPEVDYFQAAAQCVEGASAAGGFGKAPGPGSSHLQGHHQAVSAKSQEIVVLPRSNARLQLPLDAQDGPADGTSAAEDVRGAVSHAAGPREQQWSPRTSPGLWDNGCPDDDDCGLVANKRRSYSFTSATYQKITPVAVPQEPLEAGSSYSVTLYIGEQAAAVPRARCHSFVARPGSPRDALGEKPPGPPRPKNKSVFKKFFGKKE is encoded by the exons ATGTCGGGCAGCACGGCGAGGAAGGTGCAGCCCTTCACCATCAGCACCAAGCTCTCCCTGCCCAAGTGCGCCGCCGATTTCGCAGCCGACGCCTGCCCCGGCATCGCCCTCGCCTCGGCGCTGGACAACCACCGGGGCCTCCGGAGAGACCTCAACCAGCGCATCTCCCTCTACCTGGCCCAGGCCAGGGGGGGTCCCGCCGGGCCCCCCGgccagccccgccgcggggAGGAAGGCGGcgaggaggagaggctgagccGGGGCTCCCTGGCGCGCTCCATCAAGAAGATCACGCTCTCCAACTGGCACGGGGAGGCCGGCTCCGGGGATGCGGGGGGGTCCGGGGACCCCGGCCGGGCTGGCGGGGAGAggaaccacaacaacaacaacagcaggaCGGGGAAGGCTCAGTTCAAG GTCTATCTCAGGAAGGATGTGGACGTGGAGGACGAcaagcaggaggctgggagcCCCCAGGCCGGCGGTTTCTGCTCCCCGGTGGACAGAGGTTCCCCCTTCGAGGCG ctggcACCCCACAAAGAGAGCCCCAGGAGCAAGGAGCCGGCGGCCCCGAGAAGCGTTGGGCGAAGTGTCGCGGGAGCACCCACCCTCCTCGACCCGAGCCCCCTGCTCGCACAGTTCAACCGGGAGATGCTGCAG GCGGAGGGCTGGGTGCGAGGCAAGCTGCGGGACCTGAAGGACGGCTGCgacctgcagggctgggagcaggtgGCCCAGACCCTGCAGAGGGAGATGAAGGACTTCGAGAACACCCTGATCAAGCTCAGCCAG ATGGGCGAGCAGCTGACGTGCAGGCCGAGCCCCGGCGCCGAGGCGGTGCGGAGGCAGCTGCAGGCCCTGCGGGAGCAGTGGCAGCTCCTGAAGCAGACGGCCGCCAGCCAGAGCCGGGCCCTGGGCGGGCTGCGCAGCCTGCAGGACTTCAGCAGGAAGGCGGAGCGGCTCGAGGCCTGGATCCGCCACAAG GAGGAGAAGCCCTGCCTGGCGGCCCTCCTGCAGGAAAGCCCGGACAAGATCCAGCTCACCCGCCGCATCCTCGACTTGAAGCAG GAGGAGCAGCACTTCCAGAGCCTGCACGAGGAGCTCAACAGCCTGGCTCAGAAGCTGGAGAAACAAGGCAAAAGCGAGAGCAGGAGCGTCTCTGCCCGGCGCAAGCACCTCAACAAAAT GTGGCTGCGGCTGCAGGGCACCCTGAAGGAGCATCACGAGGCTCTGCAGCTGGCCCTGGAGGTCGCTGCCTTCCTCCAGCAAGCGGATGCCCTGCTGGGTGCCATCCACGCCAAG TGGAGGAGCGTCTGCGGTGTGGGGAAGCAAGGGGAGGCCGAGGCAAGCCGGGATCGGGATGTCAGGGACATAGCCAGCCAGGTGATG ATGCTGGACGTGACCGTGTCGCAGCTcctcagcctgcagcccagcctggcAGCCCGAGTCACCCCCAAGCACCGAGACGTGAAGGAGAGCTgggcccagctccagcaggcgCTGAG GACCGAGAAGGCTCCAGCACTGGCTCTGGGAAGTGGTTTCCCAGggggagaagctgtggctgcaaACACTGAGCCCCACAGAGATGGCAGCAGGCGGGAGCCGGTGGGGAAGGACGCAGGAGACAAGCAGAAGAGAGATCCCGGCAGCAGCATG GTGCAGAAGGACGTGTCGAGGAGGACGGCGGAGCACATGCGAGGCGAGGAGAGCAGCCCCGGCTCTCCGGCAGCGGGAGGAGACAGCAGGAG gaggaggaggggtcCTGGAGAGGTGGAGGCTGAGAGGGGCACGCGGCCCCCCGAGGCCCAGGCGCAGGATGTCTGCCAAGTGGCAAGCACG gaggggcaggaggcggcgggcgcggggagCCCCCAGGTGGACGCCATGCTGCGGGAGCTGGGCGAGCTGTGGGAGGACCTGCAGAGGAAGCACCAGGAGAACGGCGCCGTGCTGCGGGAAATCGATAAG gCACTGAGGCTGGTGGGGGAGCTGGACCGCGCCGAGCGGTGGTTGCAAGCCGTGGCCGGGTCGCTCTCGGAGCCAGCCGCCATGAGGAGCCCCGCGGAGCTGCGCAGGGACCTGGAGGGGACGGGCCAGCTGgagaggcagctcctgctgtgcgGCATCAAGCTCCAGGCGCtgcgggaggaggcggcgggcgAGACGCCCGCAGAGCACGAGGGAGCGAGGAAGATGCAGAGGAAGGTGGAGATGGTGGAGGAGAA GTTGGCACAGGTGCAGGCAGCCCTGCGGCGCCGAGCCGCCGACCTGCGTGACTCCCTGGTGCTGTCCGAGTTCCTGCAGAACCTGCAAGAGGAGGAGGCGCGGAGCCGGCAGGGATCCGGGGAG CCAGGGAGCGGGCATTGTGGCTCGCAGGGGGCTTTTCCCCTGCTCTCGGCCCAGGCTGAGGACAGCAAGGAGGTGAGCAGCCCCttgggagagctgcaggaggccgTGGAGATGCTGAACGACGCGGTGAAGGAGCGGGAGCGAGTCATGGAGGTGGCGGCGGAGACGGAGAGCCTGGAGCGCCTG GTGGCAGAGGTGTCCCCGCGCCTGGAGGCCCTTCGGTGCAGCGCCGAGGCCCTGGCTCGTGACACCGCCCAAGCGGAGAGCGGCTTCACCACGGTGAAGAGCGAGAAGGACCtcccggggctgcagggcttgcAGAGCCGGCAGCAGGAGATGGAG CGTGCGGTATCGGAGACCCTGCaggggcagctggaggagctggagcgggCAGCTGCCCGCTTGCAAGAGCTCTGCCCTGCTCGCCTGTGCCCCGTCGGCCGGGAGGTGCAGGACACGCTGCGGGCGTGGGCagggctgcgggagctgctgcGGCAGACCCGTGCCCACGTGCAGCAGGCCGGCCGGCTGCGGCACTTCTTCAGGGATTACCTGGCCATGAT CTCCTGGACGGAAGACACGCGGGCTCAGATCTTCTCCGAAAGCCCGAGCAGCCACGGCTTCCTGGAGACTCAGTGTGAGGAGCTGGAAAAGAAGATCGAGGGCAAGCTGAAGGAGTTTGAGgagctggcggcggcggggcagcAGCTGGTGTCGGAGGAGCACTACCTGAGCGCCACG ATCCAGGAGcgcctggaggagctgcagagcatgctgggctgggtgctggtgcgCTGGCGAGCGCAGAGGCACCAGCGGGACGCCGGGAGcaagcaggaggagaggagggaccCCGAGAGCCCCTTGAGAGCATCCCCTGCCGGCCAG GAGCAGCGTGCCCCATGTGCTCAGGAGAGCATCCTCAGCCCAGCGAGGTGcactccctgctccccccccgtGCCCGCACAAGGACCAGAGCCGCGGGTGCCGGCGGGAGCGGCGGTCTCCCCTCCAGCATCACCTCTCTCAGACACCCCGtcgggaggggagcggggctggggggaccccAGCATCTCAGGAAGCCCCGAACAGGCTCTGGCCTGGGATCCCTCTGAGAcctccatgctgctgctgccgccgcggggccccggcgggctggggggcacggTCAACCTGATCCTGAGCATCGGCAAGAAGGGCGAGAAGAAGAAGGTGCAGATAGAGGAGGCACCGCGGACG gtgctgctggaggagagctACGGGGAAAAGGCCAGGAAAAGCGCCGGCACGCCGCAGCCAGCAAAGCGGGCGCCTGCCGCGTCCTGCCGCCCGCCGGCACCCAGCTCCGGCACGCCGGCCGCCTCCCACACCCTGCCCAAGGCCGGCGCCGGCTCCCTCTTCAacagcctgcagaggagggagcGGGCGAGGGCCGAGCAGGCGCGGCTGCTGACGCTGCAGGGGATCATGGGcgccagctccctgcagcccctgcccgagGAGCGGCATGGCCCCAGCAACACGTGGCCTCTCAAGTGCGGCTGGAGGAAGGCGGCggggacccccgcccccccgctcggggagctgctgctctacGTGAAGAACCCCCTGGTGCGGGACATCGACGCCGAGTGCGGGGcggccccccggcaccccaaacCTCGCCGTGATCCCCCTGGAGCCACGCTTCGCCAGGGGCTGAAGGCCACGTGCCCACACCTTTCCCTGGGCTCCGtgctcagcctggagctgcCCAAGGATGTGGCAGTGCTGGGGCGCCTCCGAGACGCGGCAccgccggaggaggaggaggaagagaggaagggcAGGGGGGTGAGGTGGTGGGAGCCCCCCAGAGAGGCCGGGCGGCAGGAGGACACGGGCGGGCACAGTCCCCGGCAGCCCGGCGATGACCTGGGGGTGTCCCCCAAAGCCGAGCGAGGAACGTGGTTTGAAGAGGTGAGCTTCAACCCCAGCTACGGCCGGCACAAGGCGCGGGGCCCGGAGGCCGCCCGCAGCGCCGGGGAGGAGCGCAGGAGCCCGCGGCACCCCGCCAGCACCAGCCAACACCTCCCGGACTCGAGGCCGGGCCGGCCGCCCCACATCAGCGTGCTGCACGAGCAGCTCGGCCGCGAGCGGGACGTGCTGGCCGCCCGCCTGGGCCAGGACAGCAGCCCCGGTGCCGCCTGCAGGGCCAGGCACCGCGAAGCCGCTCGGCTGGAGATGGGGACGTCCCCCACCGGCACCCCGGTCAGGGCAGGAGCCGTCTCCGGTGTTGCCCATGCTCAGCACCCACCCAGCAGCGCCCAGCCTGGGGGGTCCCCGGCTTCCCCCGTCGCTCCCACCCAGCTCTCCATCTTCGAGTGGGCGCTggggtccccgcagccccccagcccggcgCCGGGTGCCGGGGAGGTTTGCCACCCTGCCCACGGGCAGttcgaggaggaggaggaggagctgcaggccatCTGGGACGGGGCGGGCGAGCGGCGAGCGCCCAGCCACCCgccggggagcccccccagctccgacACCGCCGGCGGGCCCCTCATCCTCTCGGCGGCCAACAACATGCTGGTGGCCAAGTTCACCCTCCCCACCGCCGCCCGGATCCTGCACAGCCCggcgggagggaaggggcaCGGAGGCAGCCCCcacgggcacggggcagccccctGCGTGGAGGAGACGGTGTCCGCGGCCCCCTCGGACAGCCCCGGTATGTGGGATCGGCGGAGGCATcgggaagaggagagagagtgCAGCCAG GCTCCTGCTGGTAAAACGGAGTTTCAGATGATGGAGGGGACGCTGGAAAGGAAGCACGTGCTGCAGACGGGAGGGAGGAAG GCGAGCTGCCGCGCCTGGGGCCTCTTCCACGCCGTGCTGATGAGGCAGACGCTGTGCTTCTACCAGGACCGGAGGGACAGCCTCAAG agctccGTGGTGGCCCTTCCCCTCAATCTGGCCGGGGCCGTCTGCACCCCGGACACCGAGTACACCAAAAAGACCAACTGCTTCAGGCTGCA GCTGCGGGATGGCTCCGAGTACCTCCTGCGGGCCCCATCACAGCCCCTGATGAACGAATGGGTCTCCAAGCTGCAGCAAAACTCAG GTTTCCCCGAAGTGGATTACTTCCAGGCGGCCGCGCAGTGCGTCGAGGGTGCCAGCGCTGCCGGGGG CTTCGGCAAGGCGCCTGGCCCCGGCAGCTCCCACCTGCAGGGTCACCATCAGGCCGTGAGCGCCAAGAGCCAGGAGATCGTGGTGCTACCCCGCTCAAACGCCCggctgcagctgcccctggACGCGCAGGACGGCCCCGCCGATGGCACGTCGGCAGCAG AGGATGTCCGTGGGGCTGTCAGCCACGCAGCCGggcccagggagcagcagtggTCACCCAGGACATCCCCTGGGCTGTGGGACAACGGCTGCCCAGATGACGACGACTGCGGGCTGGTGGCCAACAAGCGGCGGTCCTACTCCTTCACCTCAG CCACCTACCAGAAGATCACCCCCGTGGCCGTGCCCCAGGAGCCGCTGGAGGCCGGGAGCAGCTACTCGGTCACGCTGTACATCGGGGAGCAAGCGGCGGCCGTGCCCAGGGCGCGCTGCCACTCCTTCGTGGCGCGGCCGGGGAGCCCGCGGGACGCGCTGGGGGAgaagccccccggccccccccgccccaagaACAAGTCCGTCTTCAAGAAGTTCTTCGGCAAGAAGGAGTGA